A segment of the Pedobacter faecalis genome:
TCGAACTTAAGGTCCAGATCGTTTGCACCGGCATATTTGGTTGCAAAGTTCGGATCGTTCCAATTGGCCGCCGTGATATTCGCCTTAACACCAGGGTTAAGATGACGAAGTACATAACGGAACACAAAAGATTTATCGGTGTGACTGTTTACCGTAAGGTATCCGGTTACCCCAACATTTAGATTTGGCTCGTGGTCTTTCTGGTCGCCGTATACATACGTAAACACACCTTCCGGCGCGCCTAATATGAAGGCCTGGTGAATATCCGGCTTATCCAGGAATTCCTGCTGCATTTCCCTGCCTGCAAAGTCGTATGCTTTCAATGTCACCTTGTATGTAGCGCCCTCATGCAAATGAAGGTGGGTACCTACCGGCGGCAAACCGTTGGCATCGAATGTGATCGTTTCAGCTTCCGCCCCTGGGATCGGGTTGTAATGAAAATGATCGTCATGTGCTTCTCGTTCCACTTCTACAAAAACCAGTTCCGCTTTACCGATCTCTTCTTCAGGAATCTCGGGCTTAGGGTCCTTCTTACATGCCTGGAAAGAAATTGCAACGAGCGTAACCATTGCTGCTAGTGTGTATTGACGTAACTTGTTCATAATATTTATTTTAATAAGTGATTGATTCAATGTTTTGTTTTCTAAAATTTATACCCGATTCTCAGTGTGATGTTCCTACCCATATCGTGGGTATAGTAACGATACCGGTTCATGTAATCTTTGTAAAGCGTGTTAAACAGATTCTCCGCGCTCAGATGGATCCCCAATTCCTGCGCTCCCAGTTTGAAGACTGAACCCGCGCTGGCTTCAAACAAATGATAAGCAGCAGGCGGAGCAGCAAAGTCGCTTCCCAGCTCATAGCGCCTCTGGCGGTCCACAAAGGTGTGTCCGATCTCAATATAAGGCTCCTGCAGCCTGCCGGTCGCCGGCTCAAAACGCAGCGACTGCGTTAACCTTCCCGAGGGGATATACGGCAGATAGCTGTCATTGCTCTGGTCCCTTGCATTCACCAGGGAAGCGTTCAACTGATAGCTGAGCTGTGGAAAAAACTGGTAGGTTCCCGAAAGATCGGCGCCCACAAAAGTTGCGTTTGTTTGACCGTACCGGAATATAGGATAAGTGCCGCTGACGGTCTGACGGAAACTGCCATCGGGACGGGAATAAATATAGTTCCGGATGTACTGGGCATACAGGTCGAGATTAAAATTCAGCTTCCCGCTGAAATGCCTGATGCCCGTTACCCACTTATATCCCTGCTCCGACTGTATATCTGCATCGCCGATCTCATAGATGCCCGCGCCATGGTGGAGGCCAGCGCTAAAGAGCTCGTTGGCCGTTGGTGCCCTCCAGGCAAGCCCGGCATTGCTGCCCAGGTGCCAGGAGTTGCTGATCTTCCAGAGCGCCCCTACTGATCCGGTGACATTATGAAACTGGCTCAGTCCACCGTAATACTCTTCCTCCACCTCACCGTCTGGTCCGCCATACGTATACCTGAAACCTGCCGCATCAAAACGCTTGTAGTCGTACCGCAGCCCGGCCTCCAGCTCATACCCGGGCTTCACCAATCGCTGTATGGCAAATAAACCTCCAGTAAAGCTGTCATAGTTCGGAATAAAGGTATTGGCGAGGGTACCTGGAATATTGGTGTTGACTTGCGCAAGGCCGTTGAAGCCAAGGATACGGCGACTGCCGGATCCGGCTGATTTTGTCTCCAGTACAGCATCAAAGGAATGGGTATTCAGCACCAGATCGGTGATTGGCAATGCTTCCCGGTTTCCTCGTCTAAAATCAAACTCCTGACGGGCATTACGCTGAAACCCATAAGTAAGGTCGAGCGTATGCGTCTTACTCAGGTCATAATGCGCCTTGACTTTCAACAGGTCGTGACCGATCTCCTGGCGCGGGGCCGAGATATCGTAGGTGAAATCATACAGCTGCTGTGGTCTGCCTGCAGCAATACGGCCTTCAATATCGGCTACAGTACTTGCGTGTGCCGCATAGAGGATGCCGAGGTCGGTGCTGAAACGGCTGTAATACAGCTCATACATGGAGTTGGCCGCACTATAGCCCAGCGCTGCGGAAAAGTTATATTCCCTGACACCGGTATTGCCCATGATGTACTCGGCCGTACGCATGTTACCTGCCCGCTTTAATGTGCCCTGAAGCCGCCATCCAAAGCCTGGAAGACTCGCCAGTCCGCCTGACAGCATACCTGATGCTGTGCCCGACCGGCCGTTGGAAGCGCCGATAAGATCGGCATTACCCTGCAGGACATTGGATACAGGCAATGCAGGAGGGTCAACCAACACAACGCCTCCAATGGCTTCGGCGCCATAGCGTACAGATTCTGCGCCTTTGATCACATGGATCCGCTCCGCGATCAGCGGGTCGATTTCGGGTGCATGCTCTGAACCCCATTGCTGGCCCTCCAGCCTGATGCCGTTGTTCAGGATAAGAATACGGTTGCTGTGCAATCCGTGTATGACCGGCTTAGATACGGTAGAGCCGCTTTTAAGCATGCTTACCCCGGCCACCTCTTTCAGTACCGTGGCGAGCGAGCCCCCCTTCGTCTCCTCAAGCTTTTTGCCCGACAGGCTGCTGGAGATGCTTGTACTGCTGATGGGGTTTTGCTGACCCTTGATGTGTACCTCGTGCAGGCGTACTGTGGTATCACGTTCCTGCCCGTACAGCAGGCTAACGCATAGTATAGTGGTGGTAATTGTAACAATTAACCCTTTTAACATCGTGAATTTGATTATAAGAAAAAATAAACCGCAGCGCAAGTGCGCCATAACCGTTCTCTAACTAGACGATTGATGCGGGAGGCCCCTTGTTGGACCAGCTGACGCCCGGCAGCAATACAAGTGTATTGTCGGCACGCGTGTTGATCAGCGCAATCTGCCGGTCGGCATACAGCAACTGGACACTGGATACGGAAGCTGTAAATACGGGATGGTGATGTGCAACGTGTTTGCACAGTTCACACCTGGGATGAGATTCCGTGATCTTCTGCCTGCTGTCGGTGTGGCAGACGGCATTGTCCTGATGTGAGTGAAGCAGCTGAAACACCGGGCTGCCCGCAAAAAGCAGGAGCATCAGCACTGCGACAAATCGCAGGCCGACTTTAGTGGCATATAGCTTCACTTCGTTCATTGCAACAAAATTGCGTTCTTTAATTTTAATTATCAAAAA
Coding sequences within it:
- a CDS encoding TonB-dependent receptor; amino-acid sequence: MLKGLIVTITTTILCVSLLYGQERDTTVRLHEVHIKGQQNPISSTSISSSLSGKKLEETKGGSLATVLKEVAGVSMLKSGSTVSKPVIHGLHSNRILILNNGIRLEGQQWGSEHAPEIDPLIAERIHVIKGAESVRYGAEAIGGVVLVDPPALPVSNVLQGNADLIGASNGRSGTASGMLSGGLASLPGFGWRLQGTLKRAGNMRTAEYIMGNTGVREYNFSAALGYSAANSMYELYYSRFSTDLGILYAAHASTVADIEGRIAAGRPQQLYDFTYDISAPRQEIGHDLLKVKAHYDLSKTHTLDLTYGFQRNARQEFDFRRGNREALPITDLVLNTHSFDAVLETKSAGSGSRRILGFNGLAQVNTNIPGTLANTFIPNYDSFTGGLFAIQRLVKPGYELEAGLRYDYKRFDAAGFRYTYGGPDGEVEEEYYGGLSQFHNVTGSVGALWKISNSWHLGSNAGLAWRAPTANELFSAGLHHGAGIYEIGDADIQSEQGYKWVTGIRHFSGKLNFNLDLYAQYIRNYIYSRPDGSFRQTVSGTYPIFRYGQTNATFVGADLSGTYQFFPQLSYQLNASLVNARDQSNDSYLPYIPSGRLTQSLRFEPATGRLQEPYIEIGHTFVDRQRRYELGSDFAAPPAAYHLFEASAGSVFKLGAQELGIHLSAENLFNTLYKDYMNRYRYYTHDMGRNITLRIGYKF